A stretch of DNA from Barnesiella propionica:
CCGGTATCCAGCCCTGGAGCTATCATTTGACCGGCACTCCCGGAAAAGCGCCTAATTATGATATCTGTGCCTTTGCGATAGAAGAATGCCATAAACGTAATATGGAGATACATGCCTGGATTGTCCCTTACCGTACAGGTGCAAATTCGTATGTAACCCGATATGACAACTGTGCTTTGCCTCATGTTTATAAGGTACATCCGGAATTATGTGTAAATTACTCCAATGCCTGGTATCTCGATCCGGGATTACCCGAAGTACGTAAATATTTGGTAGACCTGTATGAGACTTTGGTGAAAAAATATGATTTTGACGGTCTTAGCCTGGACTACACCCGTTATCCCGGAAAGGATTTTAATGATGCGGCTTCTTTCGCAAAATATGGAAATGGAATGAAAATAGAAGACTGGCGTCGTGAAAATATAAATACATTCGTGGGAGAATTGTACGATATGATAAAGTTGAACAAACCCAATATGAAACTTGGATCCGCTCCTATCGGTACATATAAAAATTATAGCGATACACACAATATGTCAGCATATTCCGATGTTTTTCAGGATGCTTGCGAATGGGCAAAAAGAGGGAAACAGGATCTTTTAATACCGCAAATGTACTGGAATGAAAATTATGGTTATTCCAGACATATGATTACGTGGATAGAAAATGCCAATGAACGTCAGCTCGTTATAGGATTGGCTCCCTATAAAATGCTGGACGGGAATGCGTGGCAGCCTTCGGTAATAACCGATCAAATAGAAAAAATGCGTAAAAAGAATCCGTCTACATGCGGTGTTTGTTTTTTCAGGGCTGATAATATATTAGGAAACGAGTCGAAGGTAAAAACATTATACAGCCAGTTGAAAGATAATTATTTTCAGTATCCCGCTCATATTCCTACAATGCCGTATCTTGGAGAGACAAAACCGAATGTTCCGGTTAATGTGGCTGCGTCGGTAAATACGGCTACAAAAGAGTGTACGATCAGTTGGAATACACCGGATCTGGACGCTAAAAATACTCCTATCCGTTATTACAGCGTATATA
This window harbors:
- a CDS encoding family 10 glycosylhydrolase is translated as MRKTLTLILSLLVTGILMAQPKQEIRAVWLTTNPNAVDWPKSTKEAEQKASLIEILDKLQAANFNTIIFQVQSYGDVLWDSGIQPWSYHLTGTPGKAPNYDICAFAIEECHKRNMEIHAWIVPYRTGANSYVTRYDNCALPHVYKVHPELCVNYSNAWYLDPGLPEVRKYLVDLYETLVKKYDFDGLSLDYTRYPGKDFNDAASFAKYGNGMKIEDWRRENINTFVGELYDMIKLNKPNMKLGSAPIGTYKNYSDTHNMSAYSDVFQDACEWAKRGKQDLLIPQMYWNENYGYSRHMITWIENANERQLVIGLAPYKMLDGNAWQPSVITDQIEKMRKKNPSTCGVCFFRADNILGNESKVKTLYSQLKDNYFQYPAHIPTMPYLGETKPNVPVNVAASVNTATKECTISWNTPDLDAKNTPIRYYSVYMSTNPVIDIDDVENQAVHIVKGNNFTYTLPDNDTYYFAVTAFDNGYYESEISDIVKVSASLGTIDADLKPVKFIVSGDWLKVESENTVVSVSIYALSGTQVAYSGSSEVNVARLNRGAYIVVAVLDDGKVIKYKMMK